In Glycine max cultivar Williams 82 chromosome 7, Glycine_max_v4.0, whole genome shotgun sequence, a single window of DNA contains:
- the LOC100815453 gene encoding laccase-7 has translation MKLSVFWFAWAFSLLISMASAATVEHTFIVQNKAVTRLCKERVIVTVNGLYPGPRIDVREGDAVVVHVINKSPYNITIHWHGVFQLFSAWADGPEYITQCNIRPQNSYTYKFNVIQQEGTLWWHAHSGVLRATVHGAFIIHPRSGLFPFPKPHKQVPIILGDWYDGNIVDIYQQVLLLGDVRPSAAYTINGLPGDLYNCSRNQMFKLKVKPGKTYLLRMINAAFNNNLFVKIANHSFTVVAMDASYIEPYVTDIITIAPGQTADVLFKADQPIGSYYMAASPYVVGQPEALFDTTTTRGIVAYEGYTTSLKDSKPIVPLLPPFNATPIAHKFFSNITSLVGAPHWAPVPLEVDQHMFITININLERCPKNGTCQGVFGQKFSASMNNESFVHPVGKGYSMLEASFYNVSGVYTTDFPDKPPIIFDFTNPKIALDTKYLFTPPKSNKVKKLKFNSTVEVVFQNTQIMNAQSHPMHLHGFSFHVLAQDFGNFNYTKDKYKFNLVNPIFRNTIAVPAGGWAVIRFKANNPGMWFVHCHVDDHQLWGLDMVFEVENGPTPSTSLPPPPADLPKC, from the exons ATGAAGCTTTCTGTGTTCTGGTTTGCATGGgctttttctcttctaatttcCATGGCTTCTGCTGCTACAGTAGAACACACTTTCATT GTTCAAAACAAGGCTGTCACACGCTTGTGCAAAGAGCGAGTGATTGTCACAGTGAATGGACTTTACCCTGGACCAAGGATAGATGTCCGAGAAGGGGACGCTGTGGTTGTTCACGTAATCAACAAGTCACCCTACAATATCACTATTCATTG GCATGGAGTATTTCAGCTCTTTAGTGCATGGGCAGATGGTCCTGAATATATAACCCAATGCAATATTCGTCCTCAAAATAGTTATACCTATAAATTCAATGTTATACAACAAGAAGGTACATTGTGGTGGCATGCTCACTCAGGAGTTTTACGTGCCACGGTTCATGGTGCTTTCATCATTCACCCTCGTTCGGGTCTGTTTCCTTTTCCCAAACCCCACAAACAAGTACCAATAATATTAG gtGATTGGTATGACGGTAATATTGTGGATATTTATCAGCAAGTACTCCTTCTCGGGGATGTAAGGCCATCTGCTGCCTACACCATCAATGGTTTGCCTGGTGATCTCTACAATTGCTCTAGAAATC AGATGTTCAAGCTAAAGGTAAAGCCAGGGAAGACCTACTTGCTAAGAATGATCAACGCTGCATTCAATAACAACCTTTTCGTCAAGATAGCCAACCACAGCTTCACAGTTGTTGCCATGGACGCTTCCTACATCGAACCCTATGTGACCGACATCATCACCATCGCCCCTGGCCAAACTGCTGACGTGCTCTTCAAAGCCGACCAACCCATAGGCTCATATTACATGGCAGCCTCTCCTTACGTTGTGGGCCAGCCAGAAGCCCTATTCGACACCACGACAACTCGCGGCATTGTCGCTTACGAAGGCTACACGACATCATTAAAAGACTCGAAGCCCATTGTGCCACTACTTCCACCCTTCAACGCCACACCAATTGCTCACAAATTTTTTAGCAACATCACGAGCTTGGTGGGGGCCCCACATTGGGCCCCGGTCCCACTTGAGGTGGACCAGCACATGTTCATCACCATTAACATTAACCTAGAAAGGTGTCCCAAGAATGGCACGTGTCAAGGTGTATTTGGACAGAAATTCTCCGCAAGCATGAACAATGAATCATTTGTGCACCCCGTTGGAAAAGGGTACTCTATGTTGGAAGCATCGTTTTATAATGTGAGTGGTGTGTATACTACTGATTTCCCTGACAAGCCTCCAATCATATTTGATTTCACAAACCCTAAAATTGCTTTGGATACGAAGTATTTGTTTACGCCGCCAAAATCGAACAAGGTGAAGAAACTCAAGTTCAATTCGACCGTGGAGGTTGTGTTTCAAAATACACAAATTATGAATGCGCAAAGCCACCCCATGCACCTTCATGGGTTTAGTTTCCATGTTTTGGCTCAAGATTTTGGGAATTTCAATTACACCAAAGATAAATACAAGTTTAATTTGGTGAATCCAATATTTCGCAACACGATTGCTGTGCCAGCTGGAGGATGGGCTGTTATAAGATTCAAAGCTAACAATCCAG ggATGTGGTTTGTGCATTGCCATGTGGATGATCATCAGTTATGGGGACTAGACATGGTTTTCGAGGTTGAGAATGGACCAACTccttcaacttctctccctccaCCACCTGCTGATCTACCTAAATGTTAG